The following proteins are co-located in the Pelagicoccus sp. SDUM812003 genome:
- a CDS encoding carboxylesterase family protein yields the protein MLLNRIPHFCLLLACACGASLSAQGDLVVQTAAGLVEGVQEDDLRVFRGVPFAAPPVGELRWKAPQPLEPWEGVRPAKEFANDPYQGDGSGNVGEDCLYLNIWTPAETAEEKVPVLVWIYGGGFSFGSTSIPVHNGEHLARKGVVLVSINYRVGPLGFLAHPELSAESPRDVSGNYGLLDQIAGLQWIQENISAFGGDPDQVTIFGESAGGIAVSMLCASPEAKGLFHGAISQSGGSFGPTRPTTYPGENMKTLAQAETAGVAFMKRAGAESLAELRELDPSAMPPGFGSGAAWPIVDGWVIPDDQHVLYENGEYNDVPVLVGYNSDEGLSFPSGRTAEEHIANVEKRYGPFADRLLEAYPIDGDRIGHAARGLMRDAAFGWQTWSWAKLQAETGEAPVYFYYFDQHPPRDGESPEADHGAPHGLDVPYVFQTLNREDESLTEDDWELSDTMATYWTNFAKRGDPNGSAVPQWPQFTEEQEKVMVLKESLQVGPVPDADALEVLDDYFEWRRTEEGKSWAK from the coding sequence ATGCTCCTTAACCGAATTCCCCATTTCTGCCTGCTGCTCGCTTGCGCTTGTGGTGCTTCTCTATCTGCCCAGGGCGATCTCGTGGTGCAAACTGCGGCTGGACTGGTCGAAGGTGTGCAGGAAGATGACCTTCGCGTCTTTCGCGGCGTTCCCTTTGCCGCTCCACCGGTAGGCGAGCTTCGTTGGAAGGCCCCGCAACCCCTCGAACCGTGGGAAGGTGTGCGGCCGGCTAAGGAGTTCGCCAACGATCCGTATCAAGGCGACGGATCGGGTAATGTGGGCGAAGACTGTTTGTATTTGAATATCTGGACACCTGCCGAAACCGCAGAGGAAAAGGTTCCAGTGCTGGTTTGGATTTACGGGGGCGGTTTCTCTTTTGGCTCCACGTCCATCCCGGTGCACAACGGCGAACACCTCGCTCGCAAGGGTGTGGTGTTGGTCAGCATCAACTACCGCGTAGGACCGCTGGGCTTCCTGGCCCATCCGGAGCTAAGCGCGGAGTCGCCGCGTGACGTTTCGGGAAACTATGGCTTGCTGGACCAAATTGCCGGCTTGCAGTGGATACAGGAAAATATTTCGGCTTTCGGTGGCGATCCTGACCAAGTGACGATTTTCGGCGAGTCCGCGGGCGGCATTGCGGTGAGCATGCTCTGCGCGTCGCCGGAAGCGAAAGGACTGTTTCACGGGGCGATCTCGCAAAGCGGCGGCTCCTTCGGGCCGACCCGGCCCACAACGTATCCGGGAGAAAACATGAAGACCTTGGCCCAAGCGGAAACGGCGGGTGTTGCCTTCATGAAACGAGCGGGTGCGGAATCGTTGGCCGAGCTGCGCGAGCTCGATCCCAGTGCCATGCCTCCCGGTTTCGGAAGCGGGGCGGCCTGGCCGATCGTCGATGGCTGGGTCATTCCGGATGATCAGCATGTACTGTATGAGAATGGAGAATACAACGATGTCCCGGTGCTTGTTGGCTACAATTCCGACGAAGGGCTAAGCTTCCCGTCGGGTAGGACGGCGGAGGAGCATATCGCCAACGTGGAGAAACGCTATGGACCGTTCGCGGATCGATTGCTGGAAGCGTACCCGATCGATGGTGACAGAATCGGGCACGCGGCCCGCGGCCTGATGCGCGATGCTGCGTTCGGTTGGCAAACCTGGAGCTGGGCGAAACTGCAGGCCGAGACTGGCGAGGCTCCGGTCTATTTCTACTATTTCGACCAACATCCGCCGCGAGATGGAGAGTCGCCGGAAGCCGATCATGGAGCTCCTCACGGTCTGGATGTGCCTTACGTTTTCCAAACCTTGAACCGCGAAGACGAAAGCCTCACCGAAGACGATTGGGAGCTGTCGGATACGATGGCGACCTACTGGACGAATTTCGCCAAGCGCGGCGATCCCAATGGCTCAGCGGTGCCCCAGTGGCCGCAGTTCACTGAAGAGCAGGAGAAGGTCATGGTATTGAAAGAGTCGTTACAGGTTGGTCCGGTGCCCGATGCCGATGCCCTCGAGGTGTTGGACGACTATTTCGAATGGCGTCGCACTGAGGAAGGCAAATCGTGGGCCAAGTAG
- a CDS encoding DUF3237 family protein: MSDNLRAEDDRDRGGDFETEFVYEAHVTIGEIVEVGETSKSIRRYIPITGGRFEGPRLKGTVLPGGADWQTERTDGGIELDALYSMRCDDGTVIIVRNQGIISPGGSYLKTTPTFTVPDGPHDWLDDFLYFGTVSGSEEPDTVVIRVYRVK, translated from the coding sequence GTGAGCGACAACTTGCGAGCTGAGGATGATCGGGATAGAGGAGGGGACTTTGAAACGGAATTCGTCTACGAGGCGCATGTCACGATCGGCGAGATCGTGGAGGTGGGCGAGACGTCCAAAAGCATCCGTCGTTACATCCCGATAACAGGAGGCCGCTTCGAGGGACCGCGACTGAAGGGGACGGTCCTTCCCGGCGGCGCGGATTGGCAGACGGAGCGGACAGATGGGGGGATCGAACTGGATGCCTTGTATTCGATGCGTTGCGACGATGGAACGGTGATCATTGTTCGAAATCAAGGGATCATCTCGCCAGGTGGATCGTATCTGAAGACCACCCCGACGTTTACCGTCCCCGACGGACCGCACGACTGGCTCGACGACTTTTTGTATTTTGGAACCGTAAGCGGTAGCGAAGAACCGGATACAGTGGTGATTCGTGTGTATCGCGTAAAATAA
- a CDS encoding alpha-L-arabinofuranosidase C-terminal domain-containing protein produces MTVDTGASNGHISRHIYGHFAEHLGRGIYDGFWKKDDNGDYIVRDDVVAAMKELGVPNLRWPGGCFADYYFWQHGIGPKEDRPTVVNNLWGGVTEDNSVGTHEFLALCEELEADPIVVGNVGSGTVEDMANWWQYINHPGESPMAKLRRENGREEPWNVSFWGVGNESWGCGGHMRPEYYADLYRRFSTFLHGYGDVKPFRIATGPSGNDYHWTEVVMELAGDRIDGLDLHNYTLDGTWAKKGEAIDFDESGWFRMMKRAMDMDELITNHSAIMDEYDPEKRVWLIVGEWGTWHEQEEGSTPGFLYQQNSLRDALIASTILDIFHQHLDRVKMANIAQTINVLQAMILTDGERMLKTPTYHVFDLYKPHREATALAFELDRGEYERDGESIPAISATVSRNDADRIHVSLTNIDPNEARTVELSFSELDGMSVKSARILTAEEMNAHNTFDAPDALVPVVFDGAKVSNGKLVVSLPAKSLVTIAID; encoded by the coding sequence ATGACCGTCGATACCGGCGCGTCGAACGGCCACATCAGCCGCCATATCTACGGACACTTCGCCGAGCATCTCGGCCGGGGCATCTACGACGGATTTTGGAAGAAGGATGACAACGGCGACTACATTGTGCGCGACGACGTGGTGGCAGCCATGAAGGAGCTGGGCGTGCCGAACCTACGCTGGCCGGGCGGCTGCTTCGCCGACTACTACTTCTGGCAGCACGGCATCGGTCCGAAGGAGGATCGTCCCACAGTGGTCAACAACCTCTGGGGCGGCGTGACGGAGGACAACTCCGTGGGCACTCACGAGTTTCTGGCGCTCTGCGAAGAGTTGGAAGCCGATCCGATCGTGGTGGGCAACGTGGGCAGCGGCACCGTCGAGGACATGGCCAATTGGTGGCAATACATCAATCACCCCGGCGAGAGTCCCATGGCCAAGCTGCGCCGGGAGAACGGTCGCGAAGAGCCATGGAACGTCAGCTTCTGGGGCGTGGGTAACGAAAGCTGGGGCTGCGGCGGACACATGCGTCCCGAGTACTACGCGGACTTGTATCGCCGTTTCTCCACCTTCTTGCACGGCTACGGAGACGTGAAGCCGTTCCGCATCGCCACCGGACCTTCCGGAAACGACTACCACTGGACGGAGGTTGTCATGGAGCTCGCGGGCGACCGCATCGACGGTCTCGACCTGCACAACTACACGCTCGACGGCACTTGGGCCAAGAAGGGCGAAGCGATCGATTTCGACGAGAGCGGCTGGTTTCGCATGATGAAGCGGGCCATGGATATGGACGAACTTATTACCAACCATTCCGCGATCATGGACGAATACGATCCGGAAAAACGCGTTTGGTTGATCGTGGGCGAGTGGGGCACCTGGCACGAACAGGAGGAAGGCTCGACTCCCGGGTTCCTGTATCAGCAGAACTCGCTGCGCGACGCCTTGATCGCCTCGACTATCCTCGACATCTTCCACCAGCATCTGGATCGCGTGAAGATGGCCAACATCGCCCAGACCATAAACGTGCTGCAGGCCATGATCCTCACCGATGGGGAGCGAATGCTCAAGACGCCGACGTACCACGTATTCGATCTCTACAAGCCGCACCGCGAAGCGACCGCGCTGGCATTCGAGCTGGACCGCGGCGAGTACGAGCGGGACGGCGAATCCATTCCAGCGATCAGCGCCACGGTTTCCCGAAACGATGCTGACCGTATCCACGTGAGCCTGACAAACATCGATCCGAACGAAGCCCGAACGGTTGAGCTGAGTTTCAGCGAACTCGATGGCATGTCAGTCAAGTCGGCTCGCATCCTGACCGCAGAGGAAATGAATGCCCACAACACCTTCGACGCTCCCGACGCCTTGGTTCCTGTCGTGTTCGACGGCGCCAAGGTTTCCAACGGCAAGCTTGTTGTTTCACTGCCGGCGAAGTCCCTCGTGACGATCGCTATTGATTAA
- a CDS encoding glycoside hydrolase family 2 TIM barrel-domain containing protein produces MMKKSLPILCCVVLASTAFGASEAALNPNQISLDSTAARERQTFDFGWRFSLGDEPKASSPGFDDESWRFLDLPHDWSIEGPYDKDAPSGGSGGYLPTGIGWYRKTFTLPEEARGKQARIQFDGVYQNSTVWINGHELGTRPFGYATFHYDLTPHLNYGSTPNVIAVRVDNSDQPNSRWYSGSGIYRHTWLTITDPLAVAPFGVYVTTPEVSAEAATVHVQASVRNERPEGTRFTLHTSLLDSRGEALAQNVEEVSAPSEIAAGGELELAATLHVPTPRLWSPDTPELYRARTELRVDDVVVDSVETTFGIRELVYDVDRGLLINGEQAKLRGMCLHEDGGAVGTAVPEAVLERRLRLLMEMGCNAVRASHNPMAPEFYELCDRLGMLVMDEVFDEWTVRKPQIKFGYSDIFEEWFERDVVDFVRRDRNHPSIVMWSAGNEIGEQRSEVGIEVLGKLIEIFHREDPTRPVTAGLDNVFNGDGRAPEAFTELLDVVGYNYPDRWGDRRELLHSDDRRDFPERKFVHTESTTARGTRGEYTFGPLLGGGFSFAERRVLPGKGPEAALYLDDTVQAERIWRFVSLNDYVIGDFGWTGIDYLGEARWPRKGASPGPLDTCGFKKDQFYFYQSIWTSDPMVHLLPHWNWPDRVGEIVPVVAYTNCAVVELFLNGRSLGPKSHEFPAQGTEGGWASYAKTVIRPTTGDMKLVWDVPYEPGELKAVGYDRDGNVVVTEFVRTAGDPVKLEVTIDRASIAADARDVAHVTVRALDANGVFVPLADNQLTFELSGSAKLIGVDNGDLANHDNYQSNKRPLYYGMALALLQSTLEPGEARLVVSSPGLPDASVSLAIGD; encoded by the coding sequence ATGATGAAGAAGAGCCTGCCTATCCTGTGCTGTGTCGTTCTTGCTTCGACGGCGTTTGGCGCCAGCGAAGCTGCGCTTAACCCTAACCAAATCAGCCTCGATTCCACGGCTGCCCGCGAACGGCAGACCTTCGACTTTGGCTGGCGGTTCTCCCTCGGCGACGAGCCGAAGGCCAGTAGCCCTGGTTTTGACGACGAAAGCTGGCGTTTTCTGGACCTGCCGCACGATTGGAGCATCGAAGGTCCGTACGACAAAGACGCGCCGAGCGGCGGTTCGGGCGGCTATCTTCCCACGGGCATCGGCTGGTATCGCAAGACCTTTACCTTGCCGGAAGAGGCTCGCGGAAAGCAGGCCCGCATCCAATTCGACGGCGTCTACCAGAACAGCACGGTTTGGATCAATGGGCACGAGCTCGGCACGCGGCCCTTCGGCTACGCGACCTTTCATTACGACCTCACGCCGCACCTCAACTACGGTTCCACGCCCAATGTCATCGCCGTCCGGGTGGACAACTCCGATCAGCCGAATAGTCGCTGGTACTCGGGGTCTGGCATCTACCGTCATACTTGGCTGACCATCACCGACCCGCTGGCGGTCGCCCCATTCGGTGTTTACGTGACTACTCCTGAGGTTTCCGCCGAGGCGGCAACCGTTCACGTGCAGGCGAGCGTACGCAACGAACGCCCTGAGGGGACGCGCTTCACGTTGCATACTTCGCTTCTGGATTCGCGTGGCGAGGCGCTCGCCCAGAACGTGGAGGAGGTATCCGCTCCTTCCGAGATCGCTGCGGGAGGGGAGCTTGAACTGGCCGCGACTTTGCACGTTCCTACGCCGCGTCTTTGGTCTCCGGATACGCCGGAGCTTTATCGGGCGAGGACTGAGCTGCGGGTCGATGACGTGGTGGTCGATTCGGTGGAAACGACCTTTGGCATCCGTGAGCTCGTCTACGACGTGGATCGCGGCCTGCTGATCAACGGCGAGCAGGCCAAGCTCCGCGGCATGTGCCTGCACGAGGATGGAGGGGCAGTTGGCACAGCGGTACCCGAAGCGGTACTCGAGCGTCGTTTGCGACTGCTGATGGAGATGGGCTGCAACGCGGTGCGGGCGAGTCACAATCCCATGGCTCCCGAGTTCTACGAACTTTGCGACCGGCTAGGGATGCTTGTGATGGACGAAGTGTTCGACGAATGGACGGTGCGGAAGCCGCAAATCAAGTTTGGCTACTCCGACATCTTCGAGGAATGGTTCGAACGCGATGTAGTTGATTTTGTCCGACGCGACCGCAACCACCCGTCCATCGTGATGTGGAGCGCCGGCAACGAGATCGGCGAGCAACGCTCCGAGGTCGGAATCGAGGTACTCGGAAAGCTCATAGAAATCTTCCATCGCGAGGATCCTACGCGTCCCGTCACGGCGGGCTTGGACAATGTCTTCAATGGTGATGGCCGGGCTCCGGAGGCATTCACCGAATTGCTCGACGTGGTTGGATACAACTACCCCGATCGTTGGGGGGACCGCCGCGAGCTTTTGCATTCCGATGACCGCCGCGATTTTCCGGAACGCAAATTCGTCCATACCGAGAGTACGACCGCTCGCGGCACTCGCGGCGAATACACCTTTGGTCCGCTGCTGGGCGGAGGGTTTTCGTTCGCGGAAAGACGGGTGCTGCCGGGCAAGGGACCGGAGGCCGCGCTCTACCTCGACGATACGGTGCAGGCCGAACGGATCTGGAGATTCGTTTCGCTCAACGACTACGTGATCGGCGACTTCGGCTGGACGGGAATCGACTACCTGGGCGAGGCACGCTGGCCACGAAAAGGGGCCAGCCCGGGACCGCTCGATACTTGCGGCTTCAAGAAGGACCAGTTCTATTTCTATCAGAGCATCTGGACCAGCGATCCCATGGTGCATCTGTTGCCGCACTGGAATTGGCCGGATCGCGTTGGCGAGATCGTACCGGTCGTGGCCTACACGAATTGCGCGGTGGTTGAACTGTTTCTCAATGGACGGAGCCTTGGCCCGAAGTCGCACGAGTTTCCCGCCCAAGGGACTGAAGGCGGCTGGGCCAGCTATGCCAAGACCGTGATTCGCCCCACCACGGGCGACATGAAGCTCGTTTGGGACGTGCCCTACGAACCCGGCGAATTGAAGGCCGTCGGCTACGACCGCGACGGAAACGTGGTTGTGACGGAATTCGTGCGGACGGCTGGCGACCCGGTCAAACTGGAGGTGACCATCGACCGCGCGTCGATAGCCGCCGACGCCCGAGACGTTGCCCACGTCACTGTACGGGCCCTCGACGCGAACGGCGTCTTCGTTCCGCTTGCCGACAATCAGCTGACCTTCGAGCTATCCGGCTCGGCGAAACTGATTGGCGTAGACAATGGCGATCTCGCGAATCACGACAACTATCAGAGCAACAAGCGACCCCTCTACTATGGAATGGCCCTTGCCTTGTTGCAATCCACGCTCGAACCCGGCGAAGCGCGACTCGTGGTGAGCAGTCCCGGCCTGCCGGATGCATCGGTCAGCCTAGCAATCGGCGACTAA
- a CDS encoding CocE/NonD family hydrolase: protein MNYPKAFLSLLAGTLVCCGMQRSLFAETKISKPGVYQGYSEAIYADDFDLSSRYIEMRDGVKIAIDIYRPKDKETGEVVETPLPVVWMHTPYNRRYNGSKDKLTVEDYAGSAIELVKYGYVVATADFRGLHASFGHNEGYNRGEWVGPARYDAYDITEWLADQPWSNGNIGMWGCSATGGSQMQAATTAPPSLKAMFPMSFEFDVYDFRGAGGIVAPSRWTPKPGDPPPHEVRDRLAAPVDEDVDGSLLEAAKAEHEGTIETVGHIPFRDGYSPNLTDDSAKQWWIKSSPANYLDEINDSGIAMYMAVNWDEGYTKPGPFFAINNFKVPSKFIVGPGVHCDWCPAKEMTGLDILTEELRFFDYWLKGIDNGIMDEDPVYYFTYNAPEGEEWQSAKAWPLPNEKRVDFYLGEGSLSRSQKTEGEGKDETVVIYEYSRGEIPLGSLIYETESLQEAVQVTGHPTVNLWVSSTATDGDFVATLRDVAPDGSVTSYNTMGQLRASMRKLAEPPYDRLGLPYHRSFESDVQPLIPGEPVELSFDILPISITFKEGHKIQLVVSFVTRGTPELDPAPVVTLYRDSNHPSYLTLPIVE from the coding sequence ATGAACTACCCCAAAGCCTTTCTCAGTCTCCTAGCAGGAACGCTCGTATGTTGCGGCATGCAGCGTTCGTTGTTTGCCGAAACGAAGATTTCCAAGCCCGGCGTTTACCAAGGCTACAGCGAGGCGATCTATGCGGACGATTTTGATCTCAGCTCGCGCTACATCGAGATGAGGGATGGCGTAAAGATAGCCATCGATATCTATCGTCCCAAAGATAAGGAGACGGGCGAGGTCGTAGAAACGCCCTTGCCGGTCGTCTGGATGCACACGCCTTACAATCGCAGATACAATGGGAGCAAGGACAAGCTGACCGTCGAAGACTACGCGGGCAGCGCTATCGAGCTAGTAAAATATGGATACGTAGTGGCTACGGCTGACTTTCGGGGGCTGCATGCTTCCTTTGGGCACAACGAAGGCTACAACCGCGGCGAGTGGGTGGGTCCCGCCCGCTACGACGCCTACGACATTACGGAATGGCTCGCTGACCAGCCATGGAGCAACGGGAACATCGGCATGTGGGGCTGCTCCGCCACAGGCGGCAGCCAGATGCAGGCTGCGACCACTGCGCCGCCGAGTTTGAAGGCCATGTTTCCCATGAGTTTCGAGTTCGATGTCTACGACTTTCGAGGCGCGGGCGGTATCGTGGCTCCGAGCCGTTGGACGCCGAAGCCGGGAGATCCTCCGCCGCATGAGGTTCGCGACAGATTGGCGGCTCCGGTGGACGAGGACGTCGACGGTTCGCTTCTCGAGGCTGCCAAGGCCGAGCACGAGGGCACGATCGAAACCGTCGGACACATTCCCTTCCGCGACGGCTATTCGCCAAACCTCACGGACGACAGCGCCAAGCAGTGGTGGATCAAGAGCAGTCCCGCAAACTACTTGGACGAGATCAACGATTCCGGGATCGCCATGTACATGGCCGTCAACTGGGACGAAGGCTACACCAAGCCGGGACCGTTTTTCGCGATCAACAATTTCAAGGTTCCCTCCAAGTTCATTGTAGGCCCTGGAGTCCATTGCGATTGGTGTCCGGCGAAAGAGATGACAGGGCTCGATATACTGACCGAGGAGCTCCGTTTCTTCGACTATTGGCTGAAGGGGATCGATAACGGCATCATGGACGAAGATCCCGTATACTATTTCACATATAACGCTCCGGAAGGGGAGGAGTGGCAATCGGCCAAGGCGTGGCCGTTGCCGAATGAAAAGCGCGTCGATTTCTATCTCGGGGAGGGCTCGCTCAGCCGCTCGCAGAAAACGGAGGGCGAAGGTAAGGACGAAACGGTAGTGATTTATGAATACAGTCGCGGAGAGATTCCGCTGGGTTCCTTGATCTACGAAACCGAGTCTTTGCAGGAAGCCGTGCAGGTGACCGGACACCCAACGGTGAATCTGTGGGTGTCATCGACGGCGACGGATGGGGATTTCGTGGCTACGCTGCGAGACGTCGCTCCGGACGGTTCCGTAACGTCCTACAACACGATGGGCCAACTGCGAGCATCGATGCGCAAGCTGGCGGAGCCGCCCTATGATCGGCTGGGATTGCCGTATCACCGTTCCTTCGAATCAGACGTTCAGCCATTGATTCCAGGCGAACCGGTTGAACTTTCGTTCGACATCTTGCCTATCTCGATAACTTTCAAAGAGGG
- a CDS encoding alpha/beta hydrolase, which yields MRYLIIGLLLFASTILKAGAPPIPGDWTSGYAYANGIRIHYYRAVPETEKPVIVMVHGVTDNGVCWSTLTWKLQEDYDIYMLDTRGHGLSDPFTPSDDGDTLIKDVVEFVRVMDIEKPILMGHSMGAATVMRIGAEYPDLARAVVMLDPFVGRRGPPPGSRDEDGEAPARRPGPPAREPNPETLSFSMHNSPEYLVAQNNYSYDALVAKARRDNPRWNLADCQYWALSKKQYHGAYSDQAWQAMSGSMRTEDALAAIPVPTLILKADASPEQRQAHQEAAKVMQNGKLVHIDDSGHNLHHDQLAKTTEVMVDFFSELKD from the coding sequence ATGCGCTACCTCATCATAGGACTTTTGCTTTTCGCCTCCACTATCCTGAAGGCGGGAGCCCCGCCGATCCCGGGGGATTGGACGAGCGGCTACGCTTACGCGAACGGAATTCGTATCCACTACTACCGGGCAGTGCCGGAAACGGAAAAGCCGGTCATCGTCATGGTGCACGGGGTGACGGACAATGGCGTGTGCTGGTCGACGCTCACGTGGAAGCTGCAGGAGGATTACGATATCTACATGTTGGATACGCGCGGGCACGGCCTTTCGGATCCTTTCACGCCCAGCGACGACGGCGACACCTTGATCAAGGACGTGGTGGAGTTCGTGCGGGTAATGGACATCGAAAAGCCGATTCTCATGGGGCATTCCATGGGAGCGGCCACGGTGATGCGCATTGGGGCCGAGTACCCGGATCTGGCTCGGGCAGTGGTCATGCTCGACCCGTTTGTGGGTCGTCGGGGACCGCCTCCGGGAAGCCGCGATGAAGATGGCGAGGCCCCGGCCCGTCGTCCTGGCCCGCCGGCTCGCGAGCCGAATCCGGAGACCTTGTCGTTCAGCATGCACAACTCGCCGGAGTATCTCGTTGCCCAGAACAACTACAGCTACGACGCCCTCGTGGCGAAGGCCCGCCGCGACAATCCGCGCTGGAATCTAGCGGATTGTCAGTATTGGGCGCTCTCTAAAAAGCAGTACCACGGCGCCTACAGCGATCAGGCGTGGCAGGCGATGTCCGGAAGCATGCGGACCGAAGACGCCTTGGCTGCGATCCCAGTTCCGACCCTGATCTTGAAGGCCGATGCGTCCCCTGAACAGCGCCAGGCGCACCAAGAGGCTGCTAAGGTGATGCAGAACGGGAAGCTCGTGCACATCGACGACTCGGGTCACAACCTGCATCACGACCAGCTCGCGAAAACCACGGAGGTGATGGTGGACTTTTTCTCCGAGCTGAAGGACTAA
- a CDS encoding serine hydrolase, translating to MRTMIRSYPSVRSVITASAVFAATVASAFAGSPQEFNHDPDLAALGVSAAEIEQTDALLQSFVDDQKLNSVVGFVAKDGDVLYKKAFGLKDVENKVPAEEDDYYVLMSQTKAVTTVAFMTLVEQGLVSIHDPVSKFFPEIPDEVVTEVHEDGTYETRPVKTPMTFVHLMTHTSGLGAGKVRDIRMAERKGDDAPAGFGGRMPDKVPSGQHSGGGNPEAKYLEEEMIALAKYPLGFDPGSKWNYHVSSNMLGYLVERISGKSLQEYVRETILEPLGMDDTDWYYEPEALDRFVKAYRSVDGKLEPGTNMYSEGTVSEQQTYAEGAIGLNGPIEDYAKFCQMLLNKGIFNGNRILKPETVELMTMIDRLPENSGAEEGFQFGLGFEIHEEKKPAPAVSDSAFAWGGMLGTAYTIDPENDMVTLFYTNMFGLEPLYPKFIAQAYELAGVSESGETVAEVVLEEGGRGPHPAIVTEDASLPGMTIYRPKDLSAFGDSERLPILLWGNGACVNTTQEHKLFLNEIASHGYLVLGIGLLDRLDLRDDLANQKTQSSQLLEALDWILEENETQGSVFYGKVDPELVASMGMSCGGLQAIEISGDPRIRTTVVCNSGVLKDPSPMRGMPDLKKDALESFHGPVLYLMGGPSDIAYNNAMDDFARVQHVPIVMTNLDVGHGGTYAQPHGGEYSPVALAWLDWQLKGEKAASKMFLGKNSQLARDPDWSVEVKNFD from the coding sequence ATGAGAACGATGATTCGCAGCTATCCAAGCGTTAGGTCCGTCATTACGGCTTCGGCTGTATTTGCCGCAACCGTGGCGAGTGCCTTTGCGGGCTCGCCCCAAGAGTTTAACCACGATCCCGATCTCGCCGCCCTCGGTGTGAGCGCTGCGGAGATCGAGCAAACGGACGCGCTGCTGCAGTCCTTTGTCGACGACCAGAAGCTCAACAGCGTAGTGGGCTTCGTGGCGAAGGATGGCGACGTGCTTTATAAGAAGGCCTTCGGCTTGAAGGATGTGGAAAACAAGGTTCCTGCTGAAGAGGACGACTACTACGTTCTCATGTCGCAGACCAAGGCGGTCACGACGGTGGCGTTTATGACCTTGGTGGAGCAAGGGCTTGTCTCGATCCACGATCCCGTGTCGAAATTCTTTCCCGAGATCCCGGACGAGGTGGTGACGGAGGTTCATGAGGATGGGACCTACGAGACGCGGCCAGTGAAAACGCCCATGACCTTCGTGCATCTGATGACGCACACCTCGGGCTTGGGCGCGGGCAAGGTGCGAGATATTCGCATGGCAGAACGCAAGGGCGACGATGCTCCGGCTGGCTTTGGTGGTAGGATGCCTGACAAGGTGCCTAGCGGCCAGCACAGCGGGGGAGGCAATCCGGAAGCGAAGTATCTCGAAGAAGAAATGATCGCCCTGGCCAAGTACCCGCTCGGGTTCGATCCGGGCTCGAAGTGGAACTACCACGTGAGTTCGAATATGCTGGGCTACCTTGTGGAACGCATATCCGGAAAATCGCTACAGGAGTACGTGAGGGAGACAATCCTCGAGCCCTTGGGCATGGACGATACGGATTGGTACTACGAGCCGGAGGCCTTGGATCGTTTTGTGAAAGCCTACCGCTCCGTGGACGGAAAGCTGGAGCCCGGCACCAATATGTACAGCGAAGGCACGGTTAGCGAACAGCAGACCTATGCGGAGGGAGCGATTGGCTTGAATGGTCCCATCGAGGACTATGCGAAATTCTGCCAGATGTTGCTCAACAAGGGGATCTTCAACGGAAACCGTATCCTGAAACCGGAGACGGTGGAGCTGATGACCATGATCGATCGTTTGCCGGAGAATAGCGGCGCGGAGGAAGGCTTTCAATTCGGACTTGGGTTCGAGATACACGAGGAGAAAAAGCCTGCTCCTGCCGTTTCGGACTCCGCATTCGCCTGGGGCGGCATGCTGGGCACGGCTTACACCATCGATCCGGAGAACGATATGGTGACGTTGTTTTATACCAACATGTTCGGTCTTGAGCCGCTGTATCCAAAATTCATTGCCCAAGCCTACGAGCTAGCGGGAGTGTCGGAATCCGGAGAAACGGTTGCAGAGGTTGTGCTGGAGGAGGGCGGACGTGGCCCGCATCCTGCGATCGTTACGGAGGACGCGTCCTTGCCGGGGATGACGATCTACCGGCCGAAGGACTTGTCGGCTTTCGGAGATTCCGAAAGGCTTCCCATCCTGCTTTGGGGAAATGGGGCCTGCGTGAACACGACGCAGGAGCATAAGCTCTTTCTTAACGAGATCGCTTCGCACGGGTACCTTGTACTGGGGATTGGCTTGCTGGACCGGCTGGATCTGCGCGACGATCTCGCCAACCAGAAGACGCAATCGAGCCAGCTCCTCGAGGCCCTTGATTGGATTCTCGAAGAAAACGAAACCCAAGGCAGTGTGTTTTACGGCAAAGTCGATCCGGAGCTGGTGGCGTCCATGGGCATGTCCTGCGGCGGCTTGCAGGCGATCGAAATTTCCGGCGATCCGCGTATCCGGACTACGGTGGTTTGCAACAGTGGCGTGCTGAAGGATCCATCTCCCATGCGCGGAATGCCTGATCTGAAGAAGGACGCCTTGGAGAGCTTTCACGGTCCGGTTCTCTACCTGATGGGCGGTCCGAGCGACATCGCCTACAACAACGCCATGGACGATTTCGCCCGTGTGCAGCACGTACCGATTGTCATGACCAACTTGGACGTCGGCCACGGCGGCACCTACGCCCAGCCCCACGGAGGCGAGTATTCACCTGTGGCGCTTGCTTGGCTCGATTGGCAGCTCAAGGGCGAGAAGGCCGCGTCTAAAATGTTTCTCGGAAAGAACAGCCAGCTGGCTCGCGACCCTGACTGGAGCGTCGAAGTGAAGAATTTCGATTAG